From Coccinella septempunctata chromosome 4, icCocSept1.1, whole genome shotgun sequence, a single genomic window includes:
- the LOC123311934 gene encoding pyridoxal kinase yields MAEDSSPKVLSIQSHVVHGYVGNRSAVFPLQLLGFEVDFINSVQLCTHTQYKKVTGQILKEQDLSDLFQGLKENGLDKYDYLLTGYVGSPSFLKEIVAVYKHLKSVNPNIVFVCDPVMGDNGEFYVPEELVPLYREQVVPHAHILTPNQFELESLTNMTINNVEDCWEAIEKLHLKGCKTVVVSSSDLGGNGHLLALASTKMGESCQRVTITLEKKQAIFVGTGDIFAALMLAWMHKSNNNLKESLEKTIASLQATLERTLRSAEGKPHTPENLELKLIQSKRDIEEPKVTLFANCTRKSS; encoded by the exons ATGGCTGAAGATTCTTCTCCCAAGGTTTTATCAATCCAAAGTCATGTTGTTCATGGATATGTTGGAAACAGAAGTGCTGTATTCCCATTGCAG CTATTGGGTTTCGAAGTGGATTTCATCAATTCTGTTCAGTTGTGTACACACACCCAGTATAAAAAGGTAACTGGACAAATACTGAAAGAGCAAGACTTATCAGACTTGTTTCAAGGGCTAAAAGAGAACGGTCTTGATAAATATGATTACTTATTAACTGGCTATGTTGGATCCCCTTCATTCCTTAAAGAAATTGTGGCAGTTTATAAGCATTTAAAATCTGTTAATCCTAATATTGTTTTTG TTTGTGATCCTGTGATGGGAGATAATGGAGAATTCTATGTACCAGAAGAATTGGTTCCTTTGTACAGGGAACAAGTTGTACCTCACGCCCATATACTCACTCCAAATCAATTTGAATTGGAATCGTTGACCAATATGACAATAAACAATGTTGAGGATTGTTGGGAAGCCATTGAGAAACTGCATTTGAAAGGTTGTAAAACTGTGGTGGTCTCCTCTTCAGATCTGGGAGGAAACGGGCACCTACTTGCCTTAGCCAGTACCAAAATGg GTGAATCATGTCAAAGGGTAACCATCACATTAGAGAAAAAACAGGCGATATTTGTCGGTACTGGAGATATTTTTGCAGCTTTGATGTTGGCTTGGATGCATAAAAGTAACAATAATTTGAAAGAGTCGTTGGAGAAAACAATTGCCAGCTTACAGGCTACTTTAGAAAGGACATTGCGATCTGCTGAAG GCAAACCTCATACTCCAGAAAATTTGGAGCTCAAACTTATACAAAGTAAGAGGGATATAGAAGAACCTAAGGTTACACTTTTTGCAAACTGTACCAGAAAGTCTTCTTAA